One genomic window of Nakamurella panacisegetis includes the following:
- a CDS encoding alpha/beta fold hydrolase produces MATITTSDGTEIFYKDWGSGQPIVFSHGWPLSSDDWDTQMMFFLLHGYRVIAHDRRGHGRSTQTSDGHDMDHYAADLAAVVEHLDLHDAIHVGHSTGGGEVAHYIAQYGESRVAKAVLISSVPPIMVQTPANPGGLPKSVFDGLQEQVATNRSAFYRDLASTAFYGFNRPGVEPVEAIIENWWRQGMMGGAKAHYDGIVAFSQTDFTEDLKKISVPVLVMHGDDDQVVPYEDAGVLSVKLVQNGTLKIYPGYPHGMPTTQAAVINSDLLEFFRS; encoded by the coding sequence TTGGCCACGATCACCACCAGCGACGGAACCGAGATCTTCTACAAGGACTGGGGTTCGGGACAGCCGATCGTCTTCAGTCACGGCTGGCCCCTGTCCAGCGACGACTGGGACACCCAGATGATGTTCTTCCTCCTGCACGGCTACCGTGTCATCGCGCACGACCGCCGCGGGCACGGCCGCTCCACCCAGACCAGCGACGGCCACGACATGGACCACTACGCGGCCGATCTGGCCGCTGTGGTCGAGCACCTCGACCTGCACGACGCGATCCACGTCGGTCACTCGACCGGCGGCGGCGAGGTCGCCCACTACATCGCCCAGTACGGCGAGAGCCGGGTGGCCAAGGCCGTGCTCATCAGCTCGGTACCGCCGATCATGGTTCAGACACCGGCCAACCCCGGCGGCCTGCCCAAGAGTGTGTTCGACGGCCTGCAGGAGCAGGTTGCGACGAACCGATCGGCCTTCTACCGCGACCTGGCCTCGACTGCTTTCTACGGTTTCAACCGGCCGGGCGTCGAGCCGGTCGAGGCGATCATCGAGAACTGGTGGCGCCAGGGCATGATGGGCGGCGCCAAGGCCCACTACGACGGGATCGTCGCCTTCTCGCAGACCGACTTCACCGAGGACCTGAAGAAGATCTCGGTGCCGGTGCTCGTGATGCACGGCGACGATGACCAGGTGGTCCCATACGAGGACGCCGGGGTGCTGTCGGTCAAACTCGTGCAGAACGGGACGCTCAAGATCTACCCGGGCTACCCGCACGGCATGCCCACCACGCAGGCGGCCGTCATCAACTCCGATCTGCTGGAGTTCTTCCGGTCCTGA
- a CDS encoding exosporium glycoprotein BclB-related protein — MITALAVVGLLIGTNAASATPVPHTVSSGLTLHTVTPVRLLDTRTGTGGSHVPLPAGGVITVTATGVPSGATAIAVNVTVVDGTKPSYLSLYATGTPAPSTSTVNWIDKSATANAAVIALSLDQKFNIRNAFGTVNVVIDLLGYYAPVAAGPTGPAGPTGDTGAIGPKGDTGDTGAVGPAGPKGDTGAKGDTGAIGPIGVSGQAGAGTILAASGGAPVSMTTEAGGLSGAVAALPLSGVGSSNPTQVQNTVDMTANGEVVQMFPRDGTITSISARFSTTQPLSLSGTIGTITAQLYTAVETNSNTFAPVPGAMCTLSPALSGNPAIGTVISCITNGLSIPITTTTAAIVVVSATAEGINLINTFTGYASTSLGVS, encoded by the coding sequence GTGATCACAGCACTGGCCGTCGTCGGACTGCTGATCGGAACCAATGCGGCTTCCGCCACCCCGGTCCCCCACACTGTCAGCAGCGGTTTGACGCTCCACACCGTCACCCCGGTCCGCCTGCTGGACACCAGGACCGGAACCGGCGGGTCCCATGTGCCGCTGCCGGCGGGTGGCGTCATCACGGTGACCGCCACCGGCGTGCCGAGCGGTGCTACGGCAATCGCCGTCAACGTGACTGTGGTCGACGGGACCAAGCCGTCCTACCTCTCCCTCTACGCCACCGGCACCCCCGCGCCGAGCACCTCGACCGTGAACTGGATCGACAAGTCGGCAACCGCCAACGCAGCCGTGATCGCCCTCTCCCTGGACCAGAAGTTCAACATTCGGAACGCCTTTGGCACCGTCAACGTGGTCATCGATCTCCTCGGCTACTACGCCCCGGTTGCGGCCGGCCCGACCGGTCCCGCCGGCCCGACCGGCGACACCGGCGCGATCGGCCCGAAGGGCGACACCGGTGACACCGGTGCGGTCGGCCCGGCTGGGCCCAAGGGTGACACCGGCGCCAAGGGTGACACCGGCGCGATCGGTCCGATCGGCGTCAGTGGTCAGGCGGGCGCCGGCACCATCCTGGCTGCCTCCGGCGGTGCCCCGGTCTCGATGACGACGGAGGCCGGCGGCCTCAGCGGGGCAGTCGCCGCGTTGCCACTGTCCGGTGTTGGCTCGTCCAACCCGACCCAGGTGCAGAACACGGTCGACATGACGGCCAACGGAGAGGTGGTCCAGATGTTCCCCCGCGACGGGACGATCACGTCGATTTCGGCCCGCTTCAGCACAACTCAACCCTTGAGCTTGAGCGGTACCATCGGCACGATCACGGCGCAGCTCTACACCGCGGTCGAGACGAACAGCAACACCTTCGCCCCCGTGCCGGGAGCGATGTGCACATTGAGTCCGGCATTGAGCGGAAATCCCGCGATTGGGACCGTCATTTCCTGCATCACGAACGGTCTGAGCATCCCGATCACCACCACCACCGCCGCCATCGTGGTGGTCAGCGCAACCGCGGAGGGAATCAACCTGATCAACACCTTCACCGGCTACGCGAGCACGAGCTTGGGCGTCTCCTGA
- a CDS encoding DUF2255 family protein, producing the protein MTTWTTEDLTRIGDAEELQIASHRPDGTLRAYVTIWVVRADDELYVRSAHGPENPWYRRAVISGTGRIRAGGVERDVLFDETGHHNAEAIDAEFHRKYDRYGPAIVDPVVGPEAARTTIRLGPN; encoded by the coding sequence ATGACCACATGGACCACCGAGGATCTCACCCGGATCGGCGACGCCGAGGAACTGCAGATCGCCTCGCACCGACCCGACGGGACGTTGCGTGCCTATGTCACCATCTGGGTCGTTCGGGCCGATGACGAGTTGTACGTCCGGTCGGCCCATGGTCCCGAGAACCCTTGGTACCGAAGGGCAGTCATTTCGGGAACGGGCCGGATCCGGGCCGGCGGCGTCGAGCGGGACGTGTTGTTCGACGAGACCGGACACCACAACGCCGAGGCGATCGACGCAGAATTCCACCGTAAGTACGACCGCTACGGACCGGCCATCGTCGATCCGGTCGTCGGGCCGGAGGCCGCGCGCACCACCATCCGACTCGGGCCGAACTGA
- a CDS encoding cation transporter yields MSLSHARLLRRGRLLEVGTLGWNVVGLVVLVLAAVGAGSVALAGFGLDSLIEIGASTVVLWELSGVGEERRHRALRLIGIAFVLLAVYLAVQSAAVLITGHHPRPSPLGIYWTAATAVVMFGLAAGKRRTGQQLSNPVLITEGRVTTVDGLLAVAVLVGLALNDLLGWWWADPVSALVIVYYAAREVREIFTSS; encoded by the coding sequence ATGTCCCTCTCGCATGCTCGACTCCTTCGCCGAGGCCGGTTGCTCGAGGTGGGGACGCTGGGCTGGAATGTGGTCGGGCTGGTCGTTCTGGTCTTGGCTGCGGTCGGCGCCGGCTCGGTCGCCCTGGCCGGGTTCGGGCTCGACTCACTCATCGAGATCGGCGCCAGCACCGTCGTCCTGTGGGAGCTCTCCGGCGTCGGCGAGGAGCGGCGACATCGCGCCCTCCGCCTCATCGGCATCGCGTTCGTGCTGCTCGCCGTGTACCTGGCCGTTCAGTCGGCCGCTGTCCTGATCACCGGCCACCATCCGCGGCCGAGCCCGCTCGGCATCTACTGGACCGCGGCTACCGCGGTCGTGATGTTCGGCCTCGCCGCCGGAAAGCGGCGAACCGGGCAGCAACTGAGCAATCCGGTCCTGATCACCGAAGGTCGGGTCACCACGGTCGACGGTCTGCTGGCCGTGGCGGTACTGGTCGGCCTCGCACTCAACGACCTCCTGGGCTGGTGGTGGGCGGATCCGGTGTCGGCCCTCGTCATCGTCTACTACGCGGCTCGCGAAGTTCGCGAGATCTTCACCTCGTCCTGA
- the glgX gene encoding glycogen debranching protein GlgX — protein MAEYPLTRHDRSLPHPLGVTVRDGGANVAVYTGTADLVEVCVFDADGNETRTPLCDRTGHVFHGLVPGMTAGTRYALRVHGEWNPKIGLRHNEHKLLLDPHATAVCGEYTWGQAVFAHDMNNPEVKDETDAAGSTPLCVVTDNQFDWADDAPPGTPLSETIVYEVHVKGFTQLHPDVPEEICGTYAGLGHPAAIKHLTDLGVTAVELLPVHQFVQDDHLVRKGLRNYWGYNSIAFLAPHGEYSSVGDAGGQVGEFKSMVKALHAAGLEVILDVVYNHTAEGNDMGPSLSLKGIDNAAYYRLVEGDEAHYFDTTGTGNSLNVSHPAALGLIMDSLRYWVTEMHVDGFRFDLATTLTRQGGDTSLHSAFTDMIAQDPILAPVKMIAEPWDTAGYQVGGFPADWSEWNGKFRDDVRAFWGGQDSLLGTLTQRVLGSPDVYESDRRSPNAGVGFVTAHDGFTLHDLTSYNVKHNSANGEDNNDGESDNKSCNNGAEGPTEDEAVTIRRARAVRNLLATLLLSAGVPMILGGDEMGRTQGGNNNAYCQDNEISWFHWDAVDSELVEFTRTLIRLRRDNPALRPVWFRYAPAEGVRDWVRVLRSDGGEFDDQDWSDPAARSVMFVVGHDGADAFALLLNAAENGVEFAVPAAPHGEWELASSSDPEQQVLSPVTTLTARDSSFTLLRSAR, from the coding sequence ATGGCGGAGTACCCCTTGACGCGACATGACCGGTCCCTTCCCCACCCGCTGGGCGTCACCGTGCGAGACGGTGGGGCGAACGTCGCCGTCTACACCGGCACGGCCGACCTGGTCGAGGTCTGCGTCTTCGACGCCGACGGCAACGAGACCCGTACTCCGTTGTGCGATCGCACCGGCCATGTCTTCCATGGCCTGGTGCCGGGCATGACGGCCGGCACGCGGTACGCCCTGCGGGTGCACGGTGAGTGGAACCCGAAGATCGGCCTGAGGCACAACGAGCACAAGCTGTTGCTTGACCCGCACGCCACCGCTGTCTGCGGCGAGTACACCTGGGGCCAAGCAGTTTTCGCGCACGACATGAACAACCCGGAGGTCAAGGACGAGACCGATGCCGCCGGGTCCACGCCGCTGTGCGTGGTCACCGACAACCAGTTCGACTGGGCTGACGACGCTCCTCCGGGCACCCCGTTGTCCGAGACGATCGTCTACGAAGTGCACGTCAAGGGCTTCACCCAGCTGCATCCGGACGTGCCGGAGGAGATCTGTGGCACCTACGCCGGTCTGGGCCATCCGGCTGCCATCAAGCATCTCACCGACCTGGGGGTCACGGCGGTGGAGCTGCTGCCGGTGCACCAGTTCGTCCAGGACGATCACCTCGTACGGAAGGGCCTGCGCAACTACTGGGGCTACAACTCCATCGCGTTCCTGGCCCCGCACGGCGAATACAGTTCGGTCGGTGACGCCGGCGGCCAGGTCGGCGAGTTCAAGTCAATGGTCAAGGCTCTGCATGCGGCCGGGCTCGAGGTGATCCTCGACGTCGTCTACAACCACACCGCCGAGGGTAATGACATGGGGCCCTCGTTGTCGCTCAAGGGCATCGACAACGCGGCCTACTACCGGTTGGTCGAGGGGGACGAGGCGCACTACTTCGATACGACGGGGACCGGGAACAGCCTGAACGTGTCCCATCCGGCCGCCCTGGGCCTGATCATGGACTCGTTGCGGTACTGGGTGACCGAGATGCACGTCGACGGATTCCGGTTCGACCTGGCCACCACGTTGACCCGTCAGGGTGGTGACACCTCGCTGCACAGCGCGTTCACCGACATGATCGCCCAGGATCCGATTCTCGCCCCGGTCAAGATGATCGCCGAGCCTTGGGACACTGCGGGATATCAGGTCGGCGGATTCCCGGCCGACTGGTCGGAGTGGAACGGGAAATTCCGCGACGATGTGCGGGCGTTCTGGGGTGGGCAGGACAGCTTGCTCGGGACCCTGACCCAGCGGGTCCTCGGCAGCCCGGACGTCTACGAGAGCGATCGTCGCTCCCCGAACGCCGGCGTCGGATTCGTCACCGCCCACGACGGCTTCACGCTGCACGACCTGACGTCCTACAACGTCAAGCACAACAGCGCCAACGGCGAGGACAACAACGACGGGGAGAGCGACAACAAGTCGTGCAACAACGGCGCCGAGGGGCCCACCGAGGACGAGGCGGTCACGATCCGACGCGCTCGTGCCGTCCGAAATCTCCTGGCCACGCTCCTGCTGTCGGCTGGCGTCCCGATGATTCTGGGCGGCGATGAGATGGGAAGAACCCAGGGCGGCAACAACAATGCCTACTGCCAGGACAACGAGATCTCCTGGTTCCATTGGGACGCGGTCGATTCCGAACTCGTGGAATTCACCCGCACCCTGATCAGGCTGCGCAGGGACAATCCGGCACTGCGTCCGGTGTGGTTCCGGTACGCGCCGGCCGAGGGCGTCCGCGACTGGGTGCGGGTGCTGCGCTCGGACGGTGGCGAGTTCGACGACCAGGACTGGTCCGATCCCGCCGCCCGGTCGGTCATGTTCGTGGTCGGCCACGACGGCGCGGACGCGTTCGCCCTGCTGCTCAACGCCGCCGAGAACGGCGTCGAGTTCGCCGTTCCGGCGGCCCCGCACGGTGAGTGGGAGCTGGCCTCCTCCAGCGATCCCGAACAGCAGGTCCTGTCCCCGGTCACCACGTTGACCGCCCGCGATTCGTCGTTCACGCTCCTTCGGTCGGCTCGTTGA
- a CDS encoding DUF1905 domain-containing protein, with protein sequence MEFVFDGEIWYWRGPSPYHFLTIPDGDADAIGAQARELTYGWGMIPVQVRIGRTEWRTAMFAKDGGYVLPIRDNVRRAEDLHLGDEVTARVRVLEPVRRPR encoded by the coding sequence GTGGAATTCGTCTTCGATGGTGAGATCTGGTACTGGCGAGGCCCTTCGCCATATCACTTCCTGACGATCCCGGACGGCGACGCTGACGCCATCGGGGCGCAGGCCCGGGAGCTGACCTACGGCTGGGGGATGATCCCGGTCCAGGTCCGCATCGGGAGGACGGAATGGCGCACGGCCATGTTCGCCAAGGACGGTGGGTACGTCCTCCCGATCCGGGACAACGTGCGCCGCGCCGAGGATCTCCATCTCGGCGACGAGGTCACCGCGCGGGTGAGGGTGCTCGAGCCGGTTCGCCGGCCCCGCTGA